One Alkalidesulfovibrio alkalitolerans DSM 16529 genomic region harbors:
- the fabZ gene encoding 3-hydroxyacyl-ACP dehydratase FabZ produces the protein MTHDASRRVDVRQIMEYIPHRYPFLLVDRVVEYTPGESLVAIKNVTINEPFFQGHFPGLPVMPGVLMIEAMAQAGGVLVFKSFDLDLNGKLFMFTGIDKVKFRRPVTPGDQLVLRLSDLKRKFTLFKMHGQALVDGEVAAEADLSAALVESGDI, from the coding sequence ATGACGCATGACGCTTCACGCCGTGTGGATGTCCGGCAGATCATGGAGTACATCCCCCACCGTTATCCCTTTCTGCTCGTGGACAGGGTCGTCGAGTACACGCCGGGCGAATCCCTGGTAGCCATCAAAAACGTGACCATCAACGAGCCTTTCTTCCAGGGGCATTTCCCCGGCCTGCCCGTGATGCCTGGCGTGCTGATGATCGAGGCGATGGCCCAGGCGGGCGGCGTCCTGGTCTTCAAGAGCTTCGACCTCGACCTGAACGGCAAGCTGTTCATGTTCACGGGAATCGACAAGGTCAAGTTCCGCCGTCCGGTCACCCCGGGCGACCAACTGGTGCTTCGCCTGAGCGACCTCAAACGCAAGTTCACGCTCTTCAAGATGCACGGCCAGGCCCTTGTCGATGGCGAGGTCGCGGCCGAGGCCGATCTGTCCGCCGCGCTCGTCGAGTCGGGGGATATCTAG
- the lpxA gene encoding acyl-ACP--UDP-N-acetylglucosamine O-acyltransferase — translation MANSIDKTAMVHPGARLGKDVRIGPCCVVEDNVTLGDGTVLDAFAQVKSFSRLGANNHVHSYAIIGGTPQHLGFKGEETWVEMGDRNVVREFATVHRGTVQGIGKTVVGSGCMLMAYVHVAHDCVLGDGVIMANASSLAGHVEIGSHAIVSGMSGVHQFVRIGEFAFLGAMGGFGQDVPPFTIATGVRAKLHGLNTIGLRRGGMDRETIMALKRAYQMIFRSEMIREEALAEVKTHLGHFPQVARLVEFIASSTRGVTPASTTNGNGGVNLVGGAGGEE, via the coding sequence GTGGCGAACTCCATCGACAAAACCGCCATGGTGCATCCCGGTGCGCGCCTGGGCAAGGACGTGCGCATCGGCCCCTGCTGCGTGGTCGAGGACAACGTCACGCTGGGCGACGGCACGGTTCTCGACGCCTTTGCCCAAGTCAAGTCATTTTCGCGACTGGGCGCGAACAACCACGTCCATTCCTACGCCATTATCGGCGGCACGCCGCAGCATCTCGGTTTCAAGGGCGAGGAGACGTGGGTGGAGATGGGCGACCGCAACGTGGTGCGCGAGTTCGCCACCGTCCATCGCGGCACGGTCCAGGGGATCGGCAAGACCGTCGTGGGCTCCGGCTGCATGCTCATGGCCTACGTTCATGTGGCGCACGACTGCGTGCTCGGCGACGGCGTGATCATGGCCAACGCCTCCAGTCTGGCAGGCCACGTGGAGATAGGAAGCCACGCCATCGTCAGCGGCATGAGCGGCGTGCATCAGTTCGTGCGCATCGGCGAGTTCGCCTTCCTGGGCGCCATGGGCGGCTTCGGTCAGGACGTGCCGCCCTTCACCATCGCCACGGGCGTGCGCGCCAAACTGCACGGCCTGAACACCATCGGCCTCAGGCGTGGCGGCATGGACCGTGAGACGATCATGGCCCTCAAGCGCGCCTACCAGATGATCTTCCGCTCGGAGATGATCCGCGAGGAGGCGCTGGCCGAAGTCAAGACGCACCTCGGTCATTTTCCGCAGGTCGCCCGCCTCGTGGAATTCATCGCCTCCAGCACGCGCGGCGTGACTCCCGCCTCCACCACCAACGGCAACGGCGGTGTGAACCTGGTCGGCGGAGCGGGCGGCGAGGAATAG
- a CDS encoding LpxI family protein, whose translation MADTVGIIAGGGQFPILVARGVRSSGGRVVAVGFPRNTNPGVAAEVDAFCELKLGQLGKLIDFFRTQGVSRVVMAGTINKARALDIRPDWRAAKVLVRLVGKGDDALLRAVASELESEGFPVVGPHEVAPELLTPAGVLTRRAPSDEQWADIRYGWPLAKRIGELDIGQTIVVKKQVVAAVEALEGTDEAVARGLSLAGPGAVVVKIFKPGQEERVDMPSVGLRTIELMARHGAGCLAVEAGRSLFFDREGALALADREGVAVVGVDCSVLDAGLG comes from the coding sequence ATGGCGGATACAGTCGGCATCATTGCGGGCGGGGGACAGTTCCCCATCCTGGTCGCCCGGGGGGTGCGCTCCTCGGGCGGTCGCGTCGTGGCCGTCGGGTTTCCGCGCAACACCAACCCAGGCGTCGCCGCCGAGGTGGACGCCTTTTGCGAGCTCAAGCTCGGCCAGCTCGGCAAGCTCATCGACTTCTTCCGCACCCAGGGCGTATCCCGCGTGGTCATGGCCGGGACGATCAACAAGGCCCGTGCCTTGGACATCCGGCCCGACTGGCGCGCGGCCAAGGTGCTCGTGCGGCTTGTGGGCAAGGGCGACGACGCTTTACTCAGGGCCGTGGCCTCGGAACTGGAGAGCGAGGGCTTTCCCGTGGTCGGGCCGCACGAGGTGGCCCCGGAGCTTTTGACGCCTGCGGGCGTGCTCACCCGTCGCGCCCCCAGCGACGAGCAATGGGCCGACATCCGCTACGGCTGGCCACTGGCCAAGCGCATCGGCGAACTCGACATCGGGCAGACCATCGTGGTCAAGAAACAGGTGGTGGCGGCGGTCGAGGCCCTTGAGGGCACCGACGAGGCGGTCGCGCGCGGGCTTTCCCTTGCCGGTCCCGGCGCCGTCGTCGTCAAGATCTTCAAACCCGGCCAGGAAGAGCGCGTGGACATGCCTTCGGTGGGGCTTCGGACCATCGAACTGATGGCTCGCCATGGTGCGGGTTGCCTGGCAGTGGAGGCGGGCAGGAGCCTCTTCTTCGATCGCGAGGGGGCTCTCGCCCTGGCTGATCGCGAAGGCGTGGCCGTGGTTGGCGTGGATTGCTCCGTGCTCGACGCCGGATTAGGTTGA
- a CDS encoding response regulator — MTRKILVVDDEIHIRMLLEQTLEELEGEYGVEILTAGDGLEGMNILARERPQVVFLDIMMPKMNGYEVCRRVKDDPDLAGVKIVLLTAKGQEADRKHGLEAGAHMYLTKPFDPDKVLHIAKDLLQL, encoded by the coding sequence ATGACCAGGAAGATTCTCGTCGTGGACGACGAGATACATATACGAATGCTGCTCGAACAAACCCTTGAGGAACTTGAGGGCGAGTACGGAGTCGAGATACTTACCGCCGGAGACGGACTCGAAGGGATGAACATCCTGGCGCGCGAGCGGCCCCAGGTCGTCTTTCTGGATATCATGATGCCAAAGATGAACGGTTACGAGGTTTGCCGCCGCGTCAAGGACGACCCCGATCTTGCCGGCGTGAAAATCGTGCTGCTCACCGCCAAGGGGCAGGAGGCGGACAGAAAGCACGGGCTGGAGGCGGGGGCGCACATGTATCTGACCAAGCCGTTCGATCCGGACAAGGTCCTGCACATCGCCAAGGACCTACTGCAGCTGTAA
- a CDS encoding HAMP domain-containing sensor histidine kinase, which yields MSRRNGHAALPRTFWRFFLPILCATACAFLIMTTVVYFRGQKTFTNAHGVTAASLIASAGSDLAQHGFTPDFMRHVEDLARGSEGSLVVFDAACLPLASSVTLDHSRWPEDCARIKEARFRAESDASPVPGRLERRLHSGDSLFWVADGPIPGQFIVFLLPAAVLDDSMSGFVNTILITGILAVIALGFALAVLLTALLRPVSCLANAYDRLQAGDFTVRADEHMSGEIGDLCRQFNAMVRSLQELMQTEQLRQVEMDEAYRTLEQQVRTRTAALAAKARELEEANQRLTEMDRLKTAFLSSVSHELRTPLTAVLGFAKLIRRDFSRSFTPASGENPRQTELAARIARNCDIIISEGERLTRLINDVLDLAKIESGRMTWHNEQIALDELITAAAATFRTRATEQGVALALAIPPDLPHVLADKDRLTQVLLNLLDNAFKFTATGEVRITASARAGLVEIAVRDTGTGIPPEELSLIFDKFHQTTRRDTLRDKPPGTGLGLAICRQILAHYGGSIRAESMPGQGTTMTVTLPAPTA from the coding sequence ATGTCCCGCCGAAACGGCCACGCCGCCCTGCCACGAACCTTCTGGAGATTCTTCCTCCCCATCCTGTGCGCCACGGCGTGTGCCTTCCTGATAATGACCACGGTCGTTTACTTCAGGGGGCAGAAAACCTTCACCAATGCCCACGGCGTCACCGCCGCGTCGCTCATCGCCAGCGCGGGGTCGGATCTCGCCCAGCACGGATTCACGCCGGATTTCATGCGCCACGTGGAGGACCTCGCGCGAGGCTCCGAAGGTTCACTAGTGGTCTTCGACGCCGCCTGCCTCCCCCTCGCCTCGTCCGTCACGCTCGACCACTCGCGTTGGCCCGAGGACTGTGCCCGAATCAAGGAAGCCAGGTTCCGCGCCGAATCTGACGCATCGCCGGTGCCTGGCCGCCTCGAAAGGCGCCTGCACTCCGGCGACAGCCTGTTCTGGGTCGCAGATGGCCCGATTCCGGGGCAATTCATCGTCTTTCTTCTGCCTGCGGCGGTTCTCGACGACTCCATGTCGGGTTTCGTCAACACCATCCTGATCACAGGCATCTTGGCTGTAATCGCGCTCGGATTCGCCCTGGCCGTGCTCCTGACCGCCCTTCTGCGACCGGTTTCGTGCCTGGCTAACGCCTATGACCGCCTCCAGGCAGGCGACTTCACCGTCCGGGCCGACGAACACATGTCCGGGGAAATAGGCGACCTGTGCCGCCAGTTCAACGCCATGGTCCGCTCGCTGCAAGAGCTCATGCAGACCGAGCAGCTCAGGCAGGTGGAGATGGACGAGGCCTACCGCACCCTCGAACAACAGGTGCGGACGCGCACGGCCGCTCTGGCGGCCAAAGCGCGCGAACTGGAGGAGGCCAACCAGCGTCTCACGGAAATGGACCGCCTGAAGACGGCGTTCCTTTCCAGCGTCTCGCACGAACTGCGCACTCCGCTGACGGCCGTGCTCGGCTTCGCCAAGCTCATTCGCCGGGACTTCTCCCGCTCCTTCACTCCCGCATCCGGCGAGAATCCTCGCCAAACGGAGCTTGCGGCCCGCATCGCACGCAACTGCGATATCATCATCAGCGAAGGCGAACGCCTGACCAGACTCATCAACGATGTGCTGGACCTCGCCAAAATCGAATCCGGTCGCATGACTTGGCACAACGAGCAGATCGCCCTGGACGAATTGATCACTGCGGCCGCCGCGACCTTCAGAACACGCGCGACAGAACAGGGCGTGGCCCTGGCCCTGGCCATCCCTCCCGACCTACCCCATGTGCTCGCGGACAAGGACCGCTTGACCCAGGTGCTGCTGAACCTTTTAGACAATGCCTTCAAGTTCACCGCCACGGGCGAGGTGCGGATAACCGCTTCGGCCAGAGCCGGACTGGTGGAAATAGCTGTGCGCGACACGGGCACAGGCATTCCGCCCGAGGAACTCTCCCTGATCTTCGACAAGTTCCATCAGACCACGAGACGCGACACCCTACGCGACAAACCGCCGGGAACGGGCCTTGGCCTGGCTATCTGCCGTCAGATACTGGCCCACTACGGCGGGAGCATCCGTGCGGAGTCCATGCCGGGACAAGGAACGACGATGACCGTCACCCTGCCCGCTCCAACGGCCTGA
- a CDS encoding PSP1 domain-containing protein encodes MSRVVGVKFKDYGQIYYFEADGHELSVKDWVIVETDQGRGMAQVATLGDAPMHPDGEQELKPILGVAGADDFAIKAENETLAAKAHRFCRERISERSLDMKLVEVEVFHDKSKVIFYFTAPGRVDFRELVKDLVREFRTRIELRQIGVRHETQMIGAVGNCGQLCCCRRFLRKFDPVTIKMAKEQNLFLNPSKISGMCGRLLCCLGYEQHNYENFQRRCPKLGRRFRTSQGVFKVLRSNFFRETVTVLSEEGEERDFTLDEWTEIVQSRADTPSDQVQQAAPRPPRQAPRPQAVAAAERAPEAEAPLEAPSGGGADEAGQGLVQAVSSEATSEAASEGTQEKPGPQRPRQSPAAKTGQGERKSQGRGRRPRRRGGRKGGGSGS; translated from the coding sequence ATGAGTCGAGTGGTCGGAGTCAAGTTCAAGGATTACGGCCAGATATATTATTTCGAGGCAGACGGTCACGAACTCTCCGTCAAGGATTGGGTCATCGTGGAGACCGACCAGGGGAGAGGTATGGCCCAGGTGGCGACGCTTGGCGACGCTCCCATGCACCCCGACGGGGAGCAGGAACTGAAACCCATTCTTGGGGTTGCCGGGGCGGACGACTTCGCCATCAAGGCGGAGAACGAGACCCTGGCGGCCAAGGCTCATCGCTTCTGTCGTGAGCGCATTTCAGAGCGCAGCCTGGACATGAAGCTCGTCGAGGTCGAAGTTTTTCACGACAAAAGCAAGGTAATCTTCTACTTCACCGCCCCAGGAAGGGTTGATTTCCGCGAGCTGGTCAAGGATTTGGTGCGGGAGTTTCGTACCCGCATCGAGTTGCGGCAGATCGGCGTGCGTCACGAGACGCAGATGATCGGGGCCGTGGGCAATTGCGGCCAGTTGTGCTGTTGCCGCCGCTTTCTACGCAAGTTCGATCCCGTGACCATCAAGATGGCCAAGGAACAGAATCTGTTCCTCAATCCGTCGAAAATTTCCGGCATGTGCGGCCGTCTGCTTTGCTGCCTGGGCTATGAGCAGCACAATTACGAGAATTTTCAGCGTCGCTGTCCCAAGCTTGGCCGACGATTCCGCACTTCGCAGGGCGTGTTCAAGGTCTTGCGCTCCAATTTTTTCCGCGAGACCGTGACGGTCCTCTCGGAGGAGGGCGAAGAGCGGGATTTCACTCTCGACGAATGGACCGAGATCGTCCAGTCGCGCGCGGACACACCCTCCGACCAAGTCCAACAGGCCGCGCCCAGGCCGCCGCGCCAAGCCCCCAGGCCCCAGGCCGTCGCGGCGGCGGAGCGCGCGCCCGAGGCCGAAGCGCCGCTGGAGGCGCCTTCCGGGGGCGGTGCGGACGAGGCGGGGCAGGGCTTAGTTCAAGCCGTCTCGTCCGAGGCGACGTCCGAGGCGGCGTCCGAAGGGACGCAGGAGAAGCCGGGGCCGCAGCGTCCCAGGCAGTCGCCCGCCGCCAAGACGGGGCAGGGCGAGCGGAAATCCCAGGGGCGTGGGCGTCGTCCCCGCCGCCGGGGCGGCCGCAAGGGCGGCGGTTCCGGTTCCTAG